One genomic region from Bubalus bubalis isolate 160015118507 breed Murrah chromosome 12, NDDB_SH_1, whole genome shotgun sequence encodes:
- the DIPK1B gene encoding divergent protein kinase domain 1B isoform X2, which produces MKSRSDDKHVAEMQCVREQSNAHRIKAPPRTDPKTPDSSGQQSGRLPGLRVKYVFLVWLGVLAGSWLAYVHYSSYAELCRGHVCRVVICDQYRKGIISGSICQDLCNLQQVEWRTCLSSVPGQQVYSGLWQGKEVTIKCGLEESLSWKAGADVAPRRELVLFDKPTRGTSIKEFREMTLSFLKANLGDLPSLPALVGQVLLMADFNKDSRVSLAEARSLWALLQRNEFLLLLSLQGRGHAAPLLGHCGDLYVTEGVPRGSGPAAALPALLRPLLPPALHGALQQWLGPAWPWRAKIAIGLLEFVEELFHGAYGTFYMCETTLANVGYTAKYDFRMADLQQVAPEAAVRRFLRGRHCEHSADCTYGRDCRAPCDTLLRQCKGDLVQPNLAKVCELLRDYLLPGAPAGLRAELGRQLRTCTTLSGLASQVEAHHSLVLSHLKTLLWKEISNTKYT; this is translated from the exons GGCCGGCTCCCAGGCCTGAGGGTCAAGTATGTCTTCCTGGTGTGGCTGGGCGTCCTCGCAGGCAGCTGGCTGGCCTACGTGCACTACTCGTCCTACGCGGAGCTCTGCCGCGGCCATGTCTGCAGAGTGGTCATC TGTGACCAGTACCGCAAGGGCATCATCTCAGGCTCCATCTGCCAGGACCTGTGCAACCTGCAGCAGGTGGAGTGGAGGACCTGCCTCTCCTCTGTGCCAGGCCAACAG GTGTACAGCGGGCTCTGGCAGGGCAAGGAGGTGACCATCAAGTGTGGCCTGGAGGAGAGCCTGAGCTGGAAGGCCGGGGCCGATGTGGCCCCCCGGCGGGAACTGGTGCTGTTTGACAAGCCCACTCGGGGCACCTCGATTAAGGAGTTCCGGGAGATGACCCTCAGCTTTCTCAAG GCTAATCTGGGAGACCTTCCCTCGCTGCCCGCGCTGGTCGGCCAGGTCCTGCTCATGGCCGACTTCAACAAGGACAGCAGGGTGTCACTGGCCGAGGCCAGGTCACTGTGGGCGCTGCTGCAACGCAAcgagttcctgctgctgctgtcccTGCAGGGGAGGGGGCACGCCGCGCCGCTGCTGGGCCACTGCGGGGACCTGTACGTCACGGAGGGCGTCCCGCGCGGCTCGGGGCCCGCGGCCGCCCTCCCGGCCCTGCTGCGGCCGCTGCTGCCGCCTGCCCTGCACGGGGCCCTGCAGCAGTGGCTGGGGCCCGCCTGGCCCTGGCGCGCCAAGATCGCCATCGGCCTGCTGGAGTTTGTGGAGGAGCTCTTCCACGGCGCCTACGGGACCTTCTACATGTGCGAGACCACGCTGGCCAACGTGGGCTACACGGCCAAGTACGACTTCAGGATGGCTGACCTGCAGCAGGTGGCGCCCGAGGCCGCGGTGCGCCGCTTCCTGCGGGGCCGCCACTGCGAGCACAGCGCGGACTGCACCTACGGGCGCGACTGCCGGGCGCCCTGCGACACGCTCCTGCGCCAGTGCAAGGGCGACCTGGTGCAGCCCAACCTGGCCAAGGTGTGCGAGCTGCTGCGGGACTACCTGCTGCCCGGCGCCCCCGCCGGCCTGCGCGCCGAGCTGGGCAGGCAGCTGCGCACCTGCACCACGCTGAGCGGGCTGGCCAGCCAGGTGGAGGCCCACCACTCGCTGGTGCTCAGCCACCTCAAGACCCTACTCTGGAAGGAGATCTCCAACACCAAGTACACCTGA
- the DIPK1B gene encoding divergent protein kinase domain 1B isoform X3: MRRLRRLAHLVLFCPFSKGLQGRLPGLRVKYVFLVWLGVLAGSWLAYVHYSSYAELCRGHVCRVVICDQYRKGIISGSICQDLCNLQQVEWRTCLSSVPGQQVYSGLWQGKEVTIKCGLEESLSWKAGADVAPRRELVLFDKPTRGTSIKEFREMTLSFLKANLGDLPSLPALVGQVLLMADFNKDSRVSLAEARSLWALLQRNEFLLLLSLQGRGHAAPLLGHCGDLYVTEGVPRGSGPAAALPALLRPLLPPALHGALQQWLGPAWPWRAKIAIGLLEFVEELFHGAYGTFYMCETTLANVGYTAKYDFRMADLQQVAPEAAVRRFLRGRHCEHSADCTYGRDCRAPCDTLLRQCKGDLVQPNLAKVCELLRDYLLPGAPAGLRAELGRQLRTCTTLSGLASQVEAHHSLVLSHLKTLLWKEISNTKYT; encoded by the exons GGCCGGCTCCCAGGCCTGAGGGTCAAGTATGTCTTCCTGGTGTGGCTGGGCGTCCTCGCAGGCAGCTGGCTGGCCTACGTGCACTACTCGTCCTACGCGGAGCTCTGCCGCGGCCATGTCTGCAGAGTGGTCATC TGTGACCAGTACCGCAAGGGCATCATCTCAGGCTCCATCTGCCAGGACCTGTGCAACCTGCAGCAGGTGGAGTGGAGGACCTGCCTCTCCTCTGTGCCAGGCCAACAG GTGTACAGCGGGCTCTGGCAGGGCAAGGAGGTGACCATCAAGTGTGGCCTGGAGGAGAGCCTGAGCTGGAAGGCCGGGGCCGATGTGGCCCCCCGGCGGGAACTGGTGCTGTTTGACAAGCCCACTCGGGGCACCTCGATTAAGGAGTTCCGGGAGATGACCCTCAGCTTTCTCAAG GCTAATCTGGGAGACCTTCCCTCGCTGCCCGCGCTGGTCGGCCAGGTCCTGCTCATGGCCGACTTCAACAAGGACAGCAGGGTGTCACTGGCCGAGGCCAGGTCACTGTGGGCGCTGCTGCAACGCAAcgagttcctgctgctgctgtcccTGCAGGGGAGGGGGCACGCCGCGCCGCTGCTGGGCCACTGCGGGGACCTGTACGTCACGGAGGGCGTCCCGCGCGGCTCGGGGCCCGCGGCCGCCCTCCCGGCCCTGCTGCGGCCGCTGCTGCCGCCTGCCCTGCACGGGGCCCTGCAGCAGTGGCTGGGGCCCGCCTGGCCCTGGCGCGCCAAGATCGCCATCGGCCTGCTGGAGTTTGTGGAGGAGCTCTTCCACGGCGCCTACGGGACCTTCTACATGTGCGAGACCACGCTGGCCAACGTGGGCTACACGGCCAAGTACGACTTCAGGATGGCTGACCTGCAGCAGGTGGCGCCCGAGGCCGCGGTGCGCCGCTTCCTGCGGGGCCGCCACTGCGAGCACAGCGCGGACTGCACCTACGGGCGCGACTGCCGGGCGCCCTGCGACACGCTCCTGCGCCAGTGCAAGGGCGACCTGGTGCAGCCCAACCTGGCCAAGGTGTGCGAGCTGCTGCGGGACTACCTGCTGCCCGGCGCCCCCGCCGGCCTGCGCGCCGAGCTGGGCAGGCAGCTGCGCACCTGCACCACGCTGAGCGGGCTGGCCAGCCAGGTGGAGGCCCACCACTCGCTGGTGCTCAGCCACCTCAAGACCCTACTCTGGAAGGAGATCTCCAACACCAAGTACACCTGA
- the DIPK1B gene encoding divergent protein kinase domain 1B isoform X1 — MLAGALQESDLRWAPDTRLCPQPGGLGTRRGSSAPNMQRTEGPGGSTQGTCPPNQRICSFRLPRVPWPSRQRQSGLPGCWAAGIPPPFPRRPGHLTGVSAVSERFHSLSKCDQYRKGIISGSICQDLCNLQQVEWRTCLSSVPGQQVYSGLWQGKEVTIKCGLEESLSWKAGADVAPRRELVLFDKPTRGTSIKEFREMTLSFLKANLGDLPSLPALVGQVLLMADFNKDSRVSLAEARSLWALLQRNEFLLLLSLQGRGHAAPLLGHCGDLYVTEGVPRGSGPAAALPALLRPLLPPALHGALQQWLGPAWPWRAKIAIGLLEFVEELFHGAYGTFYMCETTLANVGYTAKYDFRMADLQQVAPEAAVRRFLRGRHCEHSADCTYGRDCRAPCDTLLRQCKGDLVQPNLAKVCELLRDYLLPGAPAGLRAELGRQLRTCTTLSGLASQVEAHHSLVLSHLKTLLWKEISNTKYT, encoded by the exons ATGCTCGCTGGGGCCCTCCAGGAGTCAGACCTGAGGTGGGCGCCAGACACACGGCTCTGCccccagcctggtgggctggggaCGCGCAGGGGCAG CAGCGCCCCCAACATGCAGAGGACTGAGGGGCCCGGGGGGAGCACACAAGGAACGTGCCCCCCCAACCAGAGGATCTGCAGCTTCCGTCTTCCCAGAGTGCCCTGGCCTTCCCGCCAGCGCCAGAGTGGTCTCCCCGGCTGCTGGGCCGCGGGGATACCCCCTCCTTTCCCAAGAAGACCTGGCCACCTCACGGGGGTATCAGCCGTCTCCGAGAGATTCCAcagcttgtccaag TGTGACCAGTACCGCAAGGGCATCATCTCAGGCTCCATCTGCCAGGACCTGTGCAACCTGCAGCAGGTGGAGTGGAGGACCTGCCTCTCCTCTGTGCCAGGCCAACAG GTGTACAGCGGGCTCTGGCAGGGCAAGGAGGTGACCATCAAGTGTGGCCTGGAGGAGAGCCTGAGCTGGAAGGCCGGGGCCGATGTGGCCCCCCGGCGGGAACTGGTGCTGTTTGACAAGCCCACTCGGGGCACCTCGATTAAGGAGTTCCGGGAGATGACCCTCAGCTTTCTCAAG GCTAATCTGGGAGACCTTCCCTCGCTGCCCGCGCTGGTCGGCCAGGTCCTGCTCATGGCCGACTTCAACAAGGACAGCAGGGTGTCACTGGCCGAGGCCAGGTCACTGTGGGCGCTGCTGCAACGCAAcgagttcctgctgctgctgtcccTGCAGGGGAGGGGGCACGCCGCGCCGCTGCTGGGCCACTGCGGGGACCTGTACGTCACGGAGGGCGTCCCGCGCGGCTCGGGGCCCGCGGCCGCCCTCCCGGCCCTGCTGCGGCCGCTGCTGCCGCCTGCCCTGCACGGGGCCCTGCAGCAGTGGCTGGGGCCCGCCTGGCCCTGGCGCGCCAAGATCGCCATCGGCCTGCTGGAGTTTGTGGAGGAGCTCTTCCACGGCGCCTACGGGACCTTCTACATGTGCGAGACCACGCTGGCCAACGTGGGCTACACGGCCAAGTACGACTTCAGGATGGCTGACCTGCAGCAGGTGGCGCCCGAGGCCGCGGTGCGCCGCTTCCTGCGGGGCCGCCACTGCGAGCACAGCGCGGACTGCACCTACGGGCGCGACTGCCGGGCGCCCTGCGACACGCTCCTGCGCCAGTGCAAGGGCGACCTGGTGCAGCCCAACCTGGCCAAGGTGTGCGAGCTGCTGCGGGACTACCTGCTGCCCGGCGCCCCCGCCGGCCTGCGCGCCGAGCTGGGCAGGCAGCTGCGCACCTGCACCACGCTGAGCGGGCTGGCCAGCCAGGTGGAGGCCCACCACTCGCTGGTGCTCAGCCACCTCAAGACCCTACTCTGGAAGGAGATCTCCAACACCAAGTACACCTGA